The Pseudomonas baetica genome includes a region encoding these proteins:
- a CDS encoding flagellar hook-associated protein 3, giving the protein MRISTAQYYGTQASDYQRNFNKAIATASEASSLQRINTAADDPVGAGRLLQLGQQAAMLDQYTTNINSTKSALNVQESTLDAITTALARAKDLSLAANNGIATDKDRQAYAAELGQIQQQVLGLMNSKDADGNYMFSGSKTDTAPYSQNTDGTFSYNGDQTTINLGIGDGLAVGTNTTGWDAFQQTINTARTNVTMTAPAVDDGRVVLSNGTVGTAATYNSKFTGGQPYTVAFVSSTQLKITDALGNDVTAEASQNGLISNSNGANQTVSFRGVDMKLNINLKAGDTNPDAVIAGHSFQLAATPDTFTTARSPGNASTAVITGSSITNQSAYTDAFPQGGAVLKFTSATAFDLYAAPVTADSKPVSSGTVAGSNATAAGVTFALGSAPVAGDQFSIKPNNHQTQNVLDTLGQMVTALNTPVDGDPVAKQKLQGAMEAGIGNIDAAANQIGTAVTSIGARGQSLEMQTVTNQSLSMANTTTQGSIRDSDPAEVMTRLTLQQTMLQASQLAFSKISQLGLFNKI; this is encoded by the coding sequence ATGCGCATTTCCACCGCTCAGTATTACGGAACGCAAGCTTCGGATTATCAGCGTAACTTCAACAAGGCGATCGCCACCGCCAGCGAGGCGAGCAGCCTGCAACGCATCAACACCGCGGCCGACGATCCGGTCGGCGCCGGTCGCTTGCTGCAACTGGGTCAGCAGGCGGCGATGCTGGATCAGTACACCACCAACATCAACAGCACCAAAAGTGCGTTGAACGTGCAGGAATCCACGCTGGATGCCATCACCACCGCGTTGGCGCGCGCCAAGGATCTGTCCCTGGCTGCCAACAACGGCATCGCCACCGACAAGGACCGCCAGGCTTACGCTGCGGAACTGGGGCAGATCCAGCAACAAGTGCTGGGCCTGATGAACTCCAAGGATGCCGATGGCAACTACATGTTCTCCGGTTCGAAAACCGACACCGCGCCGTATTCGCAGAACACCGACGGTACCTTCAGCTACAACGGCGACCAGACCACGATCAACCTGGGCATCGGCGATGGCCTGGCGGTCGGCACCAACACCACCGGTTGGGACGCCTTCCAGCAGACCATCAATACCGCCCGCACCAACGTCACCATGACCGCCCCGGCGGTGGATGACGGTCGCGTCGTACTGTCCAACGGTACTGTTGGCACGGCTGCTACCTATAACTCGAAGTTCACCGGTGGTCAGCCATACACCGTCGCTTTCGTCAGCAGCACCCAGCTGAAAATCACTGATGCCCTGGGCAACGACGTGACGGCTGAAGCCAGCCAGAACGGCCTGATCAGCAACTCCAACGGTGCCAACCAGACCGTCAGCTTCCGTGGCGTCGACATGAAGCTGAACATCAACCTCAAAGCAGGTGATACCAACCCGGACGCAGTCATCGCCGGACACAGCTTCCAGTTGGCAGCCACGCCTGACACCTTCACCACTGCGCGTAGCCCGGGCAATGCGTCGACTGCGGTGATCACCGGATCCAGCATCACCAACCAGTCGGCGTACACCGACGCGTTCCCGCAGGGTGGCGCGGTTCTCAAGTTCACCAGCGCCACGGCGTTCGATCTGTATGCCGCGCCGGTCACTGCTGACAGCAAGCCGGTATCGTCGGGCACCGTCGCAGGTAGCAACGCTACCGCTGCCGGCGTGACCTTCGCATTGGGCAGTGCACCGGTAGCGGGTGATCAGTTTTCGATCAAGCCCAACAATCATCAGACGCAGAACGTCCTCGACACTCTGGGTCAGATGGTCACTGCGCTGAACACGCCGGTCGATGGTGATCCGGTGGCCAAGCAGAAGCTGCAGGGCGCCATGGAGGCCGGCATCGGCAACATCGACGCTGCCGCCAATCAGATCGGCACCGCTGTTACCTCGATCGGTGCCCGTGGTCAGTCGCTGGAAATGCAAACGGTCACCAACCAGAGCCTGAGCATGGCCAATACCACGACCCAAGGCTCGATCCGCGATTCTGATCCAGCTGAAGTGATGACGCGCCTGACCTTGCAACAGACCATGTTGCAGGCTTCGCAACTGGCGTTCAGCAAGATCAGCCAGTTGGGGCTGTTCAACAAGATCTGA